The sequence below is a genomic window from Terriglobia bacterium.
AGCGAATGCGCGCAAAAGAACGCGTGCGAGGGGCCGCTCGTTCGCCAGAACGAGCGCGTTCGGCAGTTCAAATCTGCCCGTCCCGACCATTCTTTTCTCCTGCACAAATCTCTGCGCCGCACGTCAGCTTGAGTGCCGACCGCGAGCACCCCAATGTGCAGCGCGGTCGCGCAGCGAACGCGCGCAAAAGAACGCGTGCGAGGGGTCGCTCGTTCGCCAGAACGAGCGCGTTCGGCAGTTCAAATCTGCCCGTCCCGACCAATTATTTAAACGAGGCTAGACCAAGAACTTACAACGGCGACCATTCCTTCGGTTTTGAACGTCACAACAAAATTCCGGGTCGTCTGTTCTGAATTCGTAACAACAAGTAGATATCCGAACCTTCGCCGGGAATGGATGCTAGCATCCGACTCTCCGGCCAAAGCACAATTCTTCCGAAAAGACGTGCAATTCTCGCACTCCGCAAAGCGAGCAATTTTGAAGGTTGAGGTAGTTCTAACAAAAGGAGCAATTATGAGAATCCGATTGTATTCTCTACCTACATTTGGGGGCGCTACAAATGTTGGAGTATCAATGTGGGTGACCTACGTATATGCGGTAAATGGTGGGGGCAGTGATGTCAACGCAAGAATGGCAGAATATGACACCGATGATCCGAATGGGTTCGTAAGTCCAGTAATGAGCCGGCCAAGCCCCGAAGAGATTTTTACCTTGCTCAGCCCTAATGGCAGCGTTCTTAACCCCCTCGTATCAGGCGAGCAAGTTTATCTGCGCACTGCGGATGGCCACTATGTAGGAATTGAGCATGATGAGGACGAGCATGCGGACTATGTCGTAGCCTCCGCACTTACGCCTGGGCTTAGCGAAACTTTTGTGGTTACCTGTATTGCAGACAGCTCACTGACGATAGCTAGTACTACCCTCGATCCTTGTGGCCCTTCGCATGCCATCGGTTTTAGGGGTCGCAATTGGAACTATCTTGCTTTTCCGAATACGGGCGATGGCCCACTTTCGATTGGCTCACCTGTACTTGGCTCCCCACAGACATTTGCGCTTGATTATCTCGATCCTGTACCTTTACGCCACAAAATCCCGCAACCCATTAAGCCTATCAGACACTACATTAAGCCTTGACACTAAAAGCTGACGGACCATCGCACCAAATTGGCGGGTGGCGCACCCTTCCTTAACTTTTGAACCGAACAAGTGAACTGGGGCCCCACCGTTCGCGGTTTTCGAACGGTGGGAATCCCAAATCTCAGAACGACAGCGGAGCGGAATCGGGCAGTCCGGCTATCGCCCAAGTTCGAAAATCGTCTGCTAGGGCCGACCATTCCATTCCTCGCGTTCAGAATTCACATTCCAGAAATGCGCTTGAGGGGCCGACCGCGAGCACCCCAATGTGCAGCGCGGTCGCGAAGCGAATGCGCGCAAAAGAACGCGTGCGAGGGGCCGCTCGTTCGCCAGAACGAGCGCGTTCGGCAGTTCAAATCTGCCCGTCCCGGCCATGCTTCCTTCGCGTCTAAAAAACCCATTTCAGAAATCCGCTTGCGGCGCCGGGAATGGTTAAGGGGGCCACCCGCCGCTCCATCCCCAGGTGGGCATGACCATCGCGCGCCAGCGCCAGCGCTTCTGGGAATCCTTCTGGAAAATGACCAGGCAGTAGGACACCCCCTCAAGCGGTGTGCACCGCAGCACGCGCGAATTCTTGTAGGGGCCGCTTCCGGCATAGGGCATGGGGGTGCCCTGCGCCGCCTGCTGCAGGTTCAGCCACTGCTGGCCATGATTTGAGTCCAGGCCGCTGAACACGGCGCCCGGCGGCACGTTGGTGGCACGGATGAAATCGAAGCTTGGCGACATCAACCTCGCGAGCGTCTCTGTGTCCTTCTGCTCGACGGCGCTTTTGAAGGTAGCAAGAAACGTATTGAAGTCTTGGGTGGCTTTCTGCTTCGTGCCGAGAAGCATGGGGTTCAGCAGCAGGATCGCGGACAGGAGGAATGCGCGTGATCGGGACATTAAGAGGACCTCATTCGCTGACCCGATAGTAGCAAGTCTCTCTCCGCACGACATGGATTATCGGATGCGCTCGGCTCAGGCTGCTGGCCGCGAGCACTCCAATGTGCAGTGCGGCCGCGAAGCGAACGCGCGTTGGGCGGCCGCGGGAGCCGCTTGTCCCGCCAACTGAAGCGCGCCTAGCCTTCCGCCTCCCAGCGGAAGCGCGTCACGGCGACCGTCCCGAATAACGCCGTAAACAAAAGCAGCACGGCGATGGGCGGCAGGGCGGCGGAAAGATCCAGGCCACGCCAGGTCATGGCGTCGAGGCCGTCCATCGCCCAGCGCGTCGGCACAACCAGGGTGGCCTGCTGCAACCAGCGCGGAAAGATGAACGCCGGCACCCACGCGCCACCCAGCATGACCATGATCAGTGTCGCCATGATGGAGATTCCACGAGTGGCTTCGAGCGTTTTGCCGAGCGCCGCCACCATCAGCCCGAAGGCGGCAGTCATCAGCGAGAAGGCTGCGCAGATTCCGAAGAATCCAAGCAGACTGCCTTGAATGCGAACTCCAAACACCAGGCGCGCGAAGGCGAAGAGGAAGAGCATGATAAATGCCGCAATGATGGCCGCGCTGATCGCCCGGCTGCCCAGCAGGACGCTGCGCGACAGTGGCGCCGCTCGCAGCCGTTGCCACAGTCCGCTCTTGCGCAGCAGCAGAAGGCGGAGGCCGACGTCGAGTCCCATGAAGAGGATGAACTGAATTCCCATTCCACCGAACGAATGTGCGTACCCGTTGTACTGAATGCCGGAGCCGGAGGTGATGGCTTCGGCGCGCGTTTCGTAGGGCATGCTCATGCCCGTCGTGGCCTGAGGTTGTCCGGCCGTTTGCGCGCGGTCCTGCTGCTGGTTCAAAGCTTGGACGCTGCCCAACAGGTCGCGCATGACCTTCTTGTCCGCGCCGGGCATGTCTTTGGCGGAGTCGATTTCCGCCAGCGACTGCTTCACCATCTCGCGCCCACCCTTGCCGGAAAACATCTCTTTGCTTACCGACTGCATGACGGCGCCGCTCAGAATTCCCTGGACCATTCCAGATTCCATGGTATGCGACGGATCGTAGAGCACGCGCAGCTCCGGCTTTTTCGCGCCGCTGTAGAAGAGGGCGCGTCCTGCCTCGCTGCCGAAGCCCTTGGGAATCACAATCGCCACCATGGCCTTGCCTTTGCGCACCGCCACCTGCGCGGCTTCCAGGGTGGATGGCTTCACTTCGAGGTTCTTGTCGGCGCTCAGGCGGGCGACGATGGCGGCGGAAACCTCGCTCTGGTCCTGGTCGATCACCAGCACCGGCATGCGGCTGACTTCCGTCTCGCCCTTTCGTCCGCCGAACAGGTAGCCGAAGAACGAGCCGCAGATGATCGGCACCAGCAGGCCCACGATCACGGCGCGGCGGTCGGAGAAAAACATCCGAAGATCCTTTCGCACCAAGGCCCAGAAAGCAGTGCTCATGAGTCGCGCAGGCTCCTTCCAGTAAGAGTCAGAAAGACCGTCTCCAGATTGGGCCGCTCGCTGCCCAGGTGCTGATAGGGATGACCGTGCTCGGCCAGCCACTTCAGGATTCCGGGAGTGTCGGTCGCCAGGTTGTGTACGCCGATCCGCAAGACACCCTCGCGAATCTCCGCCGACTGGACCTCCGGCAGGGTCCGCAGTTGTTCCGAACGCAATCCATCGGGCGTTTCAAGTTCGATGGCGAGGACGTTCGTGACCGGCAGCATGCGGTGCAGCCCGGCGAGGGTGTCGTCGGCGATTACCTTGCCGTGGTCGATGATGACGATGCGGTCGCAGAGTCGCTCGGCTTCCTCCATGTAATGGGTGGTGTAGATGAGCGTTTTGCCGCGCCGCTTCAGGGTCTCGAGGTTTTCGAAGATGGCGTTGCGGCTCTGCGGGTCCACCCCGACGGTGGGCTCGTCGAGGAGCAGGATTTGCGGGTCGTGGAGAAGCGCTCCCGCTAGATTCAGGCGCCGCTTCATGCCGCCGCTGAACGTTCCGACTTTGTCCCGGCCGCGATTGGCGAGCTCGACCAGATCGAGTGCTTCGGCGATTGCGCGTTTCGCGGTGGCACGGTCAAGTTGGTAGAGCGCGGCAAACAAAGAGAGGTTGTCGAGAGCGGAGAGCTCGTCGTAGAGGGCCATGTCCTGGGGAACCAGGCCGATCTTGCGCTTGATGGGATCGGTGTCGCCGCGCAACGGATTGCCCGCGATCAGCACCTCGCCGGAGTCAGGGCGCAGCAGGCCGGCGATGATCGAGACGGTGGTGGTTTTTCCCGCGCCGTTGGGCCCAAGCAGGCCGACCGTCTCCGCCTCACCCGCACGCAGGCTGACGCCGTCCAGTGCGACAACCTTGCCGTAGCTCTTGCGCAGAGCTTTTGCTTCGAGCATATGCCGTGGAGTGTACCACCGCGCTGCTGATCTCGAATCGACGCGCCGCGAGTGGGATAGAGCCGCCTCGCTGGATTCTCTAGGCAGAGACGCCCTTGCAGCGTATAGTGCCTCTCCCAGATACCCAGCCAGTACGTTCGCAGTGGGGTTTCAGCGATTTGACGGACGCGTCACTCCGGCCACATCACTTTCGCAACTCAACAAGGAGGCAGGAATGAGGAAGCTTTGGCTAATTCTGTGTTCAGTGTGTCTGCTGTCGTGCGGCGCTCTGGCACAAGTCAAGATGGACAACCAGTGGAAGTGCGGGAAAGCTACGATTCAGCACAGTATTGACGTCGGCGACAAGCCCGGCCACGCCTACGCCGTAGACCAGATCAACTGCACCGCCCCCAAAGGCGAGATCGACGGCGTGAAGAGAAAGTCCGGTATGGGCACCGAGTTTATTGAAGTCACCGGCGACAAATTCACCGGCCACGGCGAGTTTGTCGAAACCATGGCCAACGGGGACAAGAATTTCTACACGTACCAGATGATGGGCACGATGAAAAACGGCGTGCTGCAGGCGGGTTCCGACAAGTGGACTTTGCGTGAAGGCGGAGGAAAACTGAAGGGCGCAAAGGCCAGCGGCACTTGCAAGGGAGCGGGCAACGCAGATCAATCCGCCACTTGGGACTGCACCGGCGAATACACCATGGCCAAGAAATAGAGCGACCGCACCCCTGCGCTCCGCCAGGGTGGGGGTGCGATTCGCCTACCCATCAGGGCCTCGTATGCCCATCTCAGCTCAGTTGCACAATCTCGCGGAGTGCTACACCGCAGCGTGGGGTAGCCAGGATGCCGCGAGTGTGGCTTCCTGCTACTCGCCCGCCGGATCGCTCAGCGTCAACGGTGGTCCGCCGGCCGTGGGTCGTGGCGCCATCGCCGCAGTGGCCCAGGGATTCATGACCGACTTCCCCGACATGACGTTGCTCATGGACGGACTGTCCATACAGGGGAACCGGGTTGTTTATCGCTGGACTCTCGCCGGCGCTAACACGGGTCCGGGCGGGACAGGGAAGCGGGTTCGCATCAGCGGCTTCGAGGAGTGGCGGATCGGGGCAGACGGGCTCATCGCCGAGTCGCGCGGCCACTTCGACAGCGCCGAGTACCTACGCCAACTCGAACGGGGCGTCGACGAGTCCCGGTAGACCTTACTCCTCGCTTATACTCGGGGAGACCGCAGGCTGCATGGCGGTCCAGAAAACATGCCGCAATTCCTGGCCACCCTCTTGCGCAACCTGCGCGGCGCGCGCGGCACCGACATGCGGGTGCTGTGCACGCAATTGCTGTCGCAGCGCGGCGAGGCGTCACAAACCGTGCTGGCGCAGCGCATCCTCGAACAGTACCGGGCGATGGACAGCGCCCAGCAGCTCGCTTTTTTCCAAATGCTGGCGCTGGATTTCAGCCCCGACCGCGACGCCATCCAGCGCGCCATCGAGGCCTACCGGCACAATCCAGGTTCGGCCACGGCGGCGGCGCTGGAGTCGGCCGCCGAACCCCCGCGGCAGGAATTGTTCCGGCGCATCAACACCGCGCCCGCCGGCACCGATTCCCTGGTGACCCTGCGCCGCGACCTGCTGCGCATCCTCCCCTCTCATCCCCAACTCAGCGTGGTGGACGCGGACCTGAAACACCTGTTCCGCTCCTGGTTCAACCGGGGATTCTTGCGCCTGGAGCGGATTGGCTGGCACACCTCGGCGCTGACGCTGGAAAAGCTCATCGAGTACGAATCGGTCCACGAAATCAACGGCTGGCCGGACCTGCGCCGCCGTCTGGAAGCCGACCGGCGTTGCTTTGCCTTCTTTCAACCAGCGCTCGCGGGCGAACCGGTCATCTTCGTCGAAGTGGCGCTCACCAAGGGATTGGCCCGCCATCTCGAGCCGCTGCTCGATATTACCGCTCCGGTGCTTCCTCCCGAGCAGGCCGACACCGCAATCTTCTACTCGATCAACAACTGTCTCGACGGCCTGCGCGGAATTCCGTTTGGTAATTTCCTGATCAAGCACGTGGTGGACGAGCTTGGAGCGGAGCTGCCGAAAATTGACAACTTCAGTACGCTCTCACCCGTCCCGCACCTGGCGCGCGCGCTGCACGCGCGCCAGGACAACCACGGATTCACCCACGAGCGGCTGTCGCGTCTGTTGCGCGACTTTGCCGGCGACTTGACTCGCGAATCCGGCCTCGACGATCCAGTGGACGCATTGTTCCACCTGTTGCGGAACCCGGCGGAGCACCAGAAGGCGCTGTCCCCACCTCTCAAGCGGCTCACGCTTGCTTACCTGACACAATTACGGGCCGGCGAAAAGCCCTACGATGCGGTGGCGCAGTTCCATTTTTCCAACGGTGCCCGGCTGGAATCCATCAATCCCTTCGCCAACATGCGTCCCTACGGCCTGCACGACTCTTTTGGCGTGATGGTCAACTATCGTTATATCCCCGATGAGCTGGAAGAGAACCATGAGCGCTTTGTGGTCAGCGGAGAGATGCGGGTTTCGTCATCGTTGGCGCACGAACAGCGCCTCGTGGCGGAATCGTGGCGCCGCGAGGCCGCAAAACTAGGCAAGCGCAGCCATTCCGCCGGCGAGAAGTAACCGCAGGGTAAGGGTCACACGGTGAGAACGACGCACTTGAGGTAGGCCGTTTCAGGGACAGCCAGCAGTACGGGATGGTCCTTGGCCTGGCCGCGCTTCTCGATCACCTTCGGCGACTTGCGCGCGTCGCAGGCCGCCGCTTGCAGCATCTCCAGAAAATCTGCTTCTCTCACGTGGAACGAGCACGAGCAGGTGACCAGGACGCCGCCCGGCCGCAGCATCTTCAGCGCCCTCAGGTTCAGCTCCTTGTAGCCGCGCATCGCGGTCGCCAGTGCCTTGCGCGATTTCGCAAAGGCGGGTGGATCCAGCACGATGGTGTCGTAGTGCCGGCCGGCCGTCGCGTAGTCCTTGAGCAGGTCGAAGGCGCTGGCTTCCATCCATTCGATCTCGCGCCCGCCGTGCGCCTCGGAATTCAGTTTTTCGTTCTCTTCCGCGATTTCCAATGCCGGACGCGAACTGTCCACGGCGGTTACCTGCGAGCAGACTCTCGCCAGGTGCAACGCGAAACCGCCCTGGTAACAGAAGACGTCGAGTGCCTCGCCGTGGGCATACGTTGCGGCCGCCGCGTAGTTCTCCCGCTGATCGAGAAATGCCCCGGTTTTCTGTCCCGCGAGCGCGTGGAAATGAAAACGCACGCCATTCATGGTGAACTGCGTGTCGGTTTTCTCGCCGTAACGCAGGCCTTCCTCGCGCGCCGGCAACTGCTCCAATTCGCGGATGCGCGGTTCAACCCGCTCCACCACGGCGGCGGGGTGGAACTGGTCGACCAGCGTCTCGAGGAGCGCTTCCCGGATTTCGTCGCGGTCCATCGCTTGGGTGAGCACCTGCAACGAAACAATATCGTTGTAGCGGTCCACGATCAGGCCGGGCAGGCCGTCGCCCTCGCTGAAGACAACCCGGTAAGCGTCGGTGTCGCGCACGATTCGCCGGCGATAGGCGATGGCGCCCAGCAGGCGTTCGCGGAGAAATTCCACCAGCCCGGCGGGCTCCAGGCGCTCACCGCCGAGCATGCGGAGGGCGATTTGCGAGCTGTTGCTGTAGAGCGCGGCGCCGAGAAATTTTCCCGCTTCATCCTGCACCCGGACCAGCGACCCGGGCGGCGCCTGGTCGCTCCCGACCAAGTCGGAGCGGTACACCCAGACATGACCGCGGCGGATGCGTGCCGCGGCTCGCCAATTTACGTGCAGGACAGGTGCCACTTTCAGGGCTTCGGAGTCTGTGTGAGAACTCACTTTCGGGAAGCGCGGTGGTCTACACGCACCCATAATCTAGCCGCGGAGCGGCGGAATTCGTTAGCCCAGCGCGGCAGCGCTGGGGAAGTGGCACAGAATTATCGAGCGCCAGCGGCGCGGCACAGTTCTCACACAGACTCTTCGGCGCCGCGCCTCCGGGCTTGAACGTCTTACTCGCCCGACGGGGTTGCTTCCGCCGGGACAGCCGTTTCCTGCCCGGCCGCCGGTACATCGCGCGCCGGGTCGTACCAGAGGATGCGGTGGCAGGAGTCACAGATGATGAACTGCTCGTTGGTGCGGACCTCGTTGTACAGCTGCGGCCGCAACATCACCTGGCAGACCGAACAATGGTGGTCCACCGCCTCGGCCATGGCGCTGCCGCGCAGCTTGAGCACACGGTCGTAGTGCCGCAGCACGTCCGGTGTGATCGCCGCGCGCAACGTGCTGCGCTTGCTGTTCCACGTCGCCAGCTCTTTTTCGTCCACTTCCGTCCGCGAGCGGGCCTCCGCCTTTTCCTTTTCGATTTCCGCGGCCTCCGCCTTCAACTCCGCCTCCGCGGTCTTCAGGTCCTTTTCCAGCGACTCGGTCGCGAGCATGCCTTCCAGGATCTTGTCCTCCGCTTCGCGGATGTGCTGCTGCGCGAATTCCACTTCCGTGGTCAGCGCTTTGTACTCCTGGTTGGTCTTGACGCCCAGCATCTGGTCGCGGTACTTGGAAACTTTTTGCTGCAGGTCCTGGATTTGCGATTCGAACTTGCGCCTGGAGGCCTCGCCCGCCTTAATGGCCGCTGCTGCCTTTTCCTTGCGCGCCTTGGAGTCGGCGAGCTTGGCCTCGATCACCGCCACCCGGCGCGGCAGGGCGGCAATCTCTTGCGAGAGCCGCGCAATCTCGCGGTCGGCCTCCTGCAACTCCTTCAGGTTCTGTAGGTCTGGGTTCATCCCCACACGTTCCGATCGGTTGAAAATTGTAGCACGCCAAGCTTGTGCCCCGTCGCGATCCGGTGAGCGAAGAAACCCACCGGGTTAAGAAGGCCGGAGGAGCAGCGGCGCGGCCAAGTCCGGTTGGGCGCTGCTGCATCCGGCGAGCGCTATTTCAATGTTGCTCCTGCGATCAGCAACGAACCAGTCGGTCAGTCCACCTTGAGAGGGGCGGTGAGGCTGCCTATGCTTCCCGTAAGATTGTCGCGGACGACGAACTTTGCCGTGTACTCGCCAGGAAGTAAGCGAATGTAATTGAGGTAAGTTACGCCTCCCGAGTCGATCCTGGTCACCGCCTCCTGATCGACGCCCTGGTTGACGCCCTGGCCGATGCTCGCCACCTCCTTTCCTTCCCTGGTGCGTACGACGGTTAGGAAATCCATGCTGATGTGGTCGCCCTTGCTGGATTCGACCTGAGTCTTGCCGGGTGGCACGAAGAGGGAGAAATACACCTTTCTCGTGCCCTTCTCGAGCTCAATTTTCCCCCAAGTCCCGGAAAGGGGCAGGCCGGTGAAAGGAAGAGAGGAATCCAGTGCCATGCGCTCGTCGAGGAGTTGGGCTTCTTCGGGGTCACGCAGCGTCAGATCGAAGTAGTACCCGGAACGGTGCCGGACCTGGACGCCTTTGCGGCGGACCTTGACCGCGATCTTGCGCCATCCCACGGTGCTGGAGTCGCTGCTGTAATAGCTGACGAGGTAAAACTGTGTCTCGTCCTGGTCAGCACGGGCGAACAGACCACTCACATCATTGCGGTTGTAATAAGCTTCGCCCCCGGTCATTTCCGCGATCCTCAGCATGGCGGCGTGCTTGGCCACCACTGGATCGCTGTAAACTCCGGCCGCAACCGCCTCCAGGGCCCGGCTCTTCTCCGGCACCGTGCCGCTGGTCTGCGGCCCCGGCGCGATCGGCGGCACATAGTCCTTGTAATTTGCGGCAACGTTGGTCACCAGTCCGGTCACGTCAAGCGGGTAGATGGTAATGTTCGCGTCCTGCAACAGCCGCATCGTGCGCTGCCAATCGTCCGGCGTGGGCCCACGGCTGGCGGCCCCAGTGACGTTGGCGAAGCTGGCGGGAAACCCGGCCGAGGCCCAGATCAGCGCCTTACGTCCCTGCACCGCGGAAAAGTAGTGTGCCACTTCCTGGAAGTTCAGCAACGTCGCCAGCGCGGCATCGTTCTGCCTGCCGATATCAACCTTGGCCTCTGCTGCTTGCGCAACCGCCGCGTAGGCGGTCACGATGTCGTCGTCCGCCAAGGTCGCATGGGAAGAATCGGTGGACTGGCTGCTGCGCGAGAAATCCCTCTCGAACAGCTTGGCCAGCAACACACCTTCTTCGTCCACGCGCGAAGTCCGCGTGTCCGCGACCGACAGTTCCCCCTGCAGCTTGCCGATCGCCGCCGTCAGGATGGCAGTGTCGCTGGTGAAATCGTGGATAATCCGGGGGCCTCCGCGACCTATGGTGAGCACCGCGATCAGGGCGTTCTTCTCCACCGTCTTGGAAAGAAAATCGAGGATGCCGCGGCGCGCCTGAACCCGGTCGTCGAATGGCGTGTTCAGCAGGTCCAAGACGATGATCTCCATCTTGCGCGGCGTGTGCTCCATCACCTGATTGCTGAAGGTGTTCGTTGGAGGCGTTACACGCTGCACCGGCGCTGCTTGCGCGACTACTTCTTCAAAGGCGGCGACCTTCTGCCCTCTTCCGTTCTCTTGGACTTGGAAGTCGTCGCGTGTGAGATGGGAAACGGGATGGCCGTGGTCGAGCACGACCACCGGCACGAGCACGAGGTTGGTTTCCGAGGAAAACGCGGCACGCTGGCCTCTTCCGCTGTCGGCCTGCGGCAACGCGAGTGTGGCAACAAGGACTACAAGGATGGAGAAGTGGGACGCTCGCATGATTCGCTCCTGGCAAGGGCCCGTTCCTTGTCCGCGGCGGAGACGAGCACCGTGCAAGTTTATACGCTTCCGGCGCAGCGCACACTTGCACCCCCCGCCGTCAGACTGCGTCCAGCACTCCCGTTTCCCGAAATGGTCGGCATCAAGCCAGGTGTTGTAAACTTCTTCGCCCTGCTGTCAGCCAAGTCTTAGGAGCCTTGATGCGCCGTTTGCTCGTCCTTTTTGTGCTGTGTCTGCCGCTGGCTGCGCAACAGCCGGCCCCCGCGCCCGCCACGCCGCCGAAGCTGACCATCGAATCCATCTTCGCCGAGGGCGGCCTCACCGGCCGCGGGCCGGACGTCTTCAAGTGGAGCCCGGACAGTACCAGGCTCTCCTTCATCCAGCGCGATGATTCCGGCGAACACGGCCAGCTCTGGTCGATTGACGTCGCCACCGGCGCCAAGGCAGTGCTGGTTACGGAAAGCAAGCTGCAGTCGCTGTTTCCGCCCGACAGCCGCATGACCGCCGAACAGCGCGAGCGCGCCCAGCGCTATGCCGTCGCCGCCTACCAGTGGGCTCCCGACTCCAAGCACCTGCTGTTCGACAGCCGCGGCCAGCTCTGGTACTACTCCCTCGACAGCGGCACCGCGGTGCAGCTCACCACCGCGGCGGAACCCACGAGCGATCCCAAGTTCTCTCCCGACGGCAAGCATCTGGCCTATGTCCGCAAGCACGACCTCTGGTCACGCCCGGTCGGCGAAGGTGGCGAGCACCAGGTCACCCGGGATGGCGATGAGAACCTCCTCAACGGCGAGGTCGACTGGGTGTACCAGGAGGAACTCGGTGTCCGCAGCAACTACTTCTGGTCGCCGGACAGCAAGCGGATCGCGTTTCTGCAGATGAACGAGAAAACGGTTCCCACCTATCCCTTGGTTGACTGGATGCCGACGCACCCCAAGGTCACCGACCTGAAGTATCCGAAAGCGGGGGATCCCAATCCCGAAGTGCGCCTCGGCGTCACCTCCGCTGATGGCGGCAAAGTGAAATGGATCAGTCTCGGGGACAGCGACGGCAGCGAAACCTACATCCCGCGCTTCGGGTGGGTGGGCAGCGGCACGCTCTACGCGGTGGTGGTGAACCGCTTGCACACGCGCATGGACCTCTACTTGGCCGATGCCGCCAGCGGACGCTCCCGCCGGGTGCTCACCGAATCCGAGCCCAACGGCTACCTGGACGACGAGCGCTTCCACATTACGTGGCTGAAGTCAGGCGACCGCTTCCTGTGGCCGAGTTGGCGCGACGGGCACATGCACCTGTACCTCTACAGCTTCGATAAGAACAATCCGCTGGCCGCCGACGCCAAGCTCGAGCGGCAGCTCACCAAGGGAGAGTTCGAGGTCAGCAGCGTGGCCGCGGTGAACGAATCCAGCGGCACGGTTTATTTCGAGGCCAATGCGGGCGACACACGCCAGGAACAGGTCTTCGCCGTGCAGCTCGATGGCGGCACGATGCAGCCGATTACGACCGAACCCGGCGTGCACGGCGCCGACTTTGCCTCCGGCGGACAGTATTTTGTTGACCGGCATTCCGCGCTGCTCATCCCGCCGCACGTTTCGTTCTGCAAAGTGGGCGGCGCCTGCAGCACCATTTGGGAATCGCGCGCCGTTTCCGCCTACAACCTGCTTGCCCCGCGCGAACTCACACTCAAGGCTGCCGACGGGCAGACCACCTTGTACGGATACCTGCTTCTGCCTCCCGGCGCCGAAACCATGGGCGCCGCCAGCGTCCCGGTGATCCTGAATCCCTACGGCGGCCCGGGAGGCCAGGTGGTGCGGAACTCATGGGGCGGCGCGAATTTTCTCTTTCACAACATCATGGCGCGCCGCGGATTTGCCATTCTCCAGGTGGACAATCGCGGCATGGGCGGGCGCGGACGCGCCTTCGCCACGGCGATCCTCCATCACTTCGGCAAGGTCGAGTTAGAGGACCAACTGGCAGCTCTGGACCAGGTACTGAAGCAGTTCCCCGCGCTCGATCCCAACCGCGTCGGCTGGTGGGGCTGGAGCTACGGCGGGTACATGACGCTCTACGCCATGACCCACACCGACCGCATCAAGGCCGGCGTTGCAGTGGCGCCGGTGAGCGATTGGCGCGATTACGAT
It includes:
- a CDS encoding ABC transporter permease is translated as MSTAFWALVRKDLRMFFSDRRAVIVGLLVPIICGSFFGYLFGGRKGETEVSRMPVLVIDQDQSEVSAAIVARLSADKNLEVKPSTLEAAQVAVRKGKAMVAIVIPKGFGSEAGRALFYSGAKKPELRVLYDPSHTMESGMVQGILSGAVMQSVSKEMFSGKGGREMVKQSLAEIDSAKDMPGADKKVMRDLLGSVQALNQQQDRAQTAGQPQATTGMSMPYETRAEAITSGSGIQYNGYAHSFGGMGIQFILFMGLDVGLRLLLLRKSGLWQRLRAAPLSRSVLLGSRAISAAIIAAFIMLFLFAFARLVFGVRIQGSLLGFFGICAAFSLMTAAFGLMVAALGKTLEATRGISIMATLIMVMLGGAWVPAFIFPRWLQQATLVVPTRWAMDGLDAMTWRGLDLSAALPPIAVLLLFTALFGTVAVTRFRWEAEG
- a CDS encoding ABC transporter ATP-binding protein; translation: MLEAKALRKSYGKVVALDGVSLRAGEAETVGLLGPNGAGKTTTVSIIAGLLRPDSGEVLIAGNPLRGDTDPIKRKIGLVPQDMALYDELSALDNLSLFAALYQLDRATAKRAIAEALDLVELANRGRDKVGTFSGGMKRRLNLAGALLHDPQILLLDEPTVGVDPQSRNAIFENLETLKRRGKTLIYTTHYMEEAERLCDRIVIIDHGKVIADDTLAGLHRMLPVTNVLAIELETPDGLRSEQLRTLPEVQSAEIREGVLRIGVHNLATDTPGILKWLAEHGHPYQHLGSERPNLETVFLTLTGRSLRDS
- a CDS encoding ester cyclase, translating into MPISAQLHNLAECYTAAWGSQDAASVASCYSPAGSLSVNGGPPAVGRGAIAAVAQGFMTDFPDMTLLMDGLSIQGNRVVYRWTLAGANTGPGGTGKRVRISGFEEWRIGADGLIAESRGHFDSAEYLRQLERGVDESR
- a CDS encoding malonyl-CoA decarboxylase; the encoded protein is MPQFLATLLRNLRGARGTDMRVLCTQLLSQRGEASQTVLAQRILEQYRAMDSAQQLAFFQMLALDFSPDRDAIQRAIEAYRHNPGSATAAALESAAEPPRQELFRRINTAPAGTDSLVTLRRDLLRILPSHPQLSVVDADLKHLFRSWFNRGFLRLERIGWHTSALTLEKLIEYESVHEINGWPDLRRRLEADRRCFAFFQPALAGEPVIFVEVALTKGLARHLEPLLDITAPVLPPEQADTAIFYSINNCLDGLRGIPFGNFLIKHVVDELGAELPKIDNFSTLSPVPHLARALHARQDNHGFTHERLSRLLRDFAGDLTRESGLDDPVDALFHLLRNPAEHQKALSPPLKRLTLAYLTQLRAGEKPYDAVAQFHFSNGARLESINPFANMRPYGLHDSFGVMVNYRYIPDELEENHERFVVSGEMRVSSSLAHEQRLVAESWRREAAKLGKRSHSAGEK
- a CDS encoding class I SAM-dependent rRNA methyltransferase: MGACRPPRFPKVSSHTDSEALKVAPVLHVNWRAAARIRRGHVWVYRSDLVGSDQAPPGSLVRVQDEAGKFLGAALYSNSSQIALRMLGGERLEPAGLVEFLRERLLGAIAYRRRIVRDTDAYRVVFSEGDGLPGLIVDRYNDIVSLQVLTQAMDRDEIREALLETLVDQFHPAAVVERVEPRIRELEQLPAREEGLRYGEKTDTQFTMNGVRFHFHALAGQKTGAFLDQRENYAAAATYAHGEALDVFCYQGGFALHLARVCSQVTAVDSSRPALEIAEENEKLNSEAHGGREIEWMEASAFDLLKDYATAGRHYDTIVLDPPAFAKSRKALATAMRGYKELNLRALKMLRPGGVLVTCSCSFHVREADFLEMLQAAACDARKSPKVIEKRGQAKDHPVLLAVPETAYLKCVVLTV
- a CDS encoding VWA domain-containing protein, whose translation is MRASHFSILVVLVATLALPQADSGRGQRAAFSSETNLVLVPVVVLDHGHPVSHLTRDDFQVQENGRGQKVAAFEEVVAQAAPVQRVTPPTNTFSNQVMEHTPRKMEIIVLDLLNTPFDDRVQARRGILDFLSKTVEKNALIAVLTIGRGGPRIIHDFTSDTAILTAAIGKLQGELSVADTRTSRVDEEGVLLAKLFERDFSRSSQSTDSSHATLADDDIVTAYAAVAQAAEAKVDIGRQNDAALATLLNFQEVAHYFSAVQGRKALIWASAGFPASFANVTGAASRGPTPDDWQRTMRLLQDANITIYPLDVTGLVTNVAANYKDYVPPIAPGPQTSGTVPEKSRALEAVAAGVYSDPVVAKHAAMLRIAEMTGGEAYYNRNDVSGLFARADQDETQFYLVSYYSSDSSTVGWRKIAVKVRRKGVQVRHRSGYYFDLTLRDPEEAQLLDERMALDSSLPFTGLPLSGTWGKIELEKGTRKVYFSLFVPPGKTQVESSKGDHISMDFLTVVRTREGKEVASIGQGVNQGVDQEAVTRIDSGGVTYLNYIRLLPGEYTAKFVVRDNLTGSIGSLTAPLKVD